In a single window of the Prochlorococcus marinus str. AS9601 genome:
- a CDS encoding RNA polymerase sigma factor, translated as MSTDLSAYMLKVAKGDKAAFRFIANSLGYKMHATAIKILGSSHSEDAEDVVQISLIKVWQSAPNWVNKGSVEGYIHKIVFSTCIDFFRRYKSAEEFKDNYSNLEIINNNYTTSELRKMLLKNIQKLPQDQGEAILLHYFSGYKQREVSRILKKSDKATESLIIRARKKLKTILPKNILEEFLDV; from the coding sequence ATGTCTACAGACCTTAGTGCTTATATGCTCAAAGTCGCAAAGGGTGATAAGGCAGCTTTCCGATTCATTGCAAATTCTTTAGGATACAAAATGCATGCCACAGCAATTAAGATTTTAGGTTCATCGCATTCTGAGGATGCAGAAGATGTAGTACAAATTTCTTTAATTAAAGTATGGCAATCAGCTCCTAATTGGGTAAATAAAGGAAGTGTAGAAGGGTATATTCATAAAATCGTTTTTTCAACTTGCATTGACTTTTTTAGAAGATATAAAAGTGCTGAAGAATTTAAAGATAATTATTCCAACTTAGAAATAATAAATAACAACTATACAACTAGTGAATTGAGAAAAATGCTTTTAAAAAATATTCAAAAACTTCCTCAAGATCAGGGAGAAGCCATTTTGCTACATTACTTTTCTGGCTATAAACAGAGAGAAGTGTCTAGGATCTTAAAAAAAAGTGACAAGGCAACTGAAAGCCTCATTATTCGCGCTCGCAAAAAG
- a CDS encoding EF-hand domain-containing protein, producing MKNFSFLILALAFFIALPSYSNPTFEKNSFIKMRKRFQKIDKNGDGLLSKGEMIEAHRDRIDKLFLNFDKNADGKLSKKELRAVKQEMKKRIYKFRNEGN from the coding sequence ATGAAAAATTTTTCATTTTTAATTTTGGCATTAGCCTTTTTTATCGCATTACCTTCTTATTCCAATCCAACTTTTGAGAAAAATAGTTTTATTAAGATGCGCAAGCGATTTCAAAAGATCGATAAGAATGGAGATGGACTTCTTTCTAAAGGCGAGATGATAGAAGCTCATCGTGATCGTATAGATAAACTATTTTTGAATTTTGATAAGAATGCTGATGGCAAGTTATCAAAAAAAGAACTACGAGCAGTTAAGCAAGAAATGAAAAAAAGGATATATAAATTTAGAAATGAAGGGAATTAA